The Immundisolibacter cernigliae genome has a window encoding:
- the hslO gene encoding Hsp33 family molecular chaperone HslO translates to MSSDTLHRFTFAQAPVRGLLVQLETTWQDVLSRHHYPPAVRDLLGQLLVGAALLGSNLKAAGQVIVELRGAGPLRLLVADNRTGSTVRALARWEEPLHDTDWHALLGDGRLVITLDARGDGRRYQGIVELAAGGLAATLEGYFASSDQLPGCIVLAADQTRAAGLLLQRLPGSAGPDDAAQWDHVAALAGTTRPQELLHLEPTRLLGRLFGDQDLHLLASQSMRFGCSCSVPRVEATLLALGRAEIESLLAERGGIDVDCEFCNQHYHYDRAAVERLLDDMGSGPLH, encoded by the coding sequence ATGTCGTCCGATACGCTGCACCGGTTCACGTTCGCCCAGGCACCGGTGCGCGGCCTGCTGGTGCAGCTCGAAACAACCTGGCAGGACGTGCTGTCGCGTCACCATTACCCGCCCGCCGTTCGCGACCTGCTCGGCCAGCTGCTGGTCGGTGCGGCGCTGCTGGGCAGCAATCTGAAGGCCGCCGGACAGGTCATCGTCGAGCTGCGCGGTGCCGGCCCGCTGCGTCTGCTGGTGGCCGACAACCGGACCGGTTCCACAGTGCGGGCGCTGGCACGCTGGGAAGAACCGCTGCACGACACCGACTGGCACGCGCTGCTGGGTGACGGACGGCTGGTGATCACGCTGGATGCCCGCGGCGACGGGCGCCGCTACCAGGGCATCGTGGAGCTGGCCGCCGGCGGCCTCGCGGCCACTCTCGAGGGTTATTTCGCGAGCTCCGATCAGCTGCCCGGCTGCATCGTGCTGGCGGCGGACCAAACGCGCGCAGCCGGCTTGTTGCTGCAGCGCCTGCCGGGCAGCGCCGGGCCGGACGATGCGGCGCAGTGGGATCACGTGGCGGCCCTGGCCGGGACCACACGCCCGCAGGAACTGCTGCACCTGGAGCCGACACGCTTGCTCGGCCGGCTGTTCGGTGACCAGGACCTTCACCTGCTGGCGTCGCAGTCGATGCGGTTCGGCTGTTCGTGTTCCGTGCCGCGCGTGGAGGCGACGCTGCTGGCGCTGGGCCGGGCGGAAATCGAGTCCCTGCTGGCCGAACGCGGCGGCATCGACGTGGACTGCGAGTTCTGCAATCAGCATTACCACTACGACCGCGCCGCGGTGGAACGCCTGCTGGATGACATGGGGAGCGGGCCGCTGCACTGA
- a CDS encoding DUF423 domain-containing protein has product MAAARFFLMAGALNAALAVMLGAFGAHGLRGRLPADLLAIYQTASQYHVYHALGLLLVGLLALHAPTNGALRWSGWLMLAGVLLFSGSLYLLAITGQRWLGAITPLGGTAWIAAWLLMAWAARGVAR; this is encoded by the coding sequence ATGGCCGCGGCACGTTTTTTCCTGATGGCCGGCGCGCTCAATGCGGCGCTGGCGGTGATGCTGGGCGCCTTCGGCGCGCATGGGCTGCGCGGGCGACTGCCGGCAGATCTGCTGGCCATCTATCAGACCGCCAGTCAGTACCACGTCTACCACGCGCTTGGCCTACTGCTGGTCGGCCTGTTGGCCTTGCATGCGCCGACCAACGGCGCGCTGCGCTGGAGCGGCTGGCTGATGCTGGCGGGCGTGCTGCTGTTCAGCGGCAGCCTGTACCTGTTGGCGATCACCGGCCAGCGCTGGCTGGGGGCGATCACCCCGCTCGGTGGAACGGCCTGGATTGCCGCCTGGTTGCTGATGGCCTGGGCGGCGCGTGGCGTTGCCAGGTAA
- a CDS encoding TorF family putative porin — protein sequence MKQVILTTLAAAGLLAATAAAADITGNVGLTTDYVFRGISQTDEKPAIQGGLDYAHSSGAYAGVWASNVDFNDGDQAQIEIDLYAGMTGKIDDLGWKFGGVYYNYPGVADSSGLKYDYWEFGPTLTYPIGSATASLLVLWSPNFYNETGKGLYSELGLSAPVGSFTLGGTFGHQDIERNAKFGTTDYNNWSVYASTTVAGIGLKLAYTDTELSKSECFGGGAFGDWCGGRAVFSVSKAL from the coding sequence ATGAAGCAAGTAATCCTGACCACGCTGGCTGCGGCCGGCCTGCTGGCCGCAACCGCGGCTGCAGCCGACATCACCGGCAACGTTGGCCTGACCACCGACTATGTGTTCCGCGGCATCAGCCAGACCGACGAGAAGCCGGCCATTCAGGGCGGCCTGGACTACGCGCACAGCAGTGGCGCCTATGCCGGTGTGTGGGCCTCCAATGTCGATTTCAACGACGGCGACCAGGCGCAGATCGAGATCGACCTGTATGCCGGCATGACCGGCAAGATCGACGACCTGGGCTGGAAGTTCGGCGGCGTGTACTACAACTACCCGGGCGTCGCCGACAGCTCCGGCCTGAAGTACGACTACTGGGAATTCGGCCCGACCCTGACCTACCCGATCGGGTCGGCCACCGCCAGCCTGCTGGTCCTGTGGAGCCCGAACTTCTACAACGAAACCGGCAAGGGTCTGTACTCCGAACTGGGCCTGTCGGCGCCGGTGGGTTCGTTCACCCTGGGCGGCACCTTCGGCCACCAGGACATCGAGCGTAATGCCAAATTCGGCACCACCGACTACAACAACTGGTCGGTGTATGCCTCCACCACCGTGGCGGGCATCGGCCTGAAGTTGGCCTACACCGACACCGAGCTGAGCAAGAGCGAGTGCTTCGGCGGCGGCGCCTTTGGCGACTGGTGCGGTGGCCGTGCCGTGTTCAGCGTCAGCAAGGCCCTGTAA
- a CDS encoding tetratricopeptide repeat protein: MDYEVRDFQHDVIDASAQLPVVVDFWAAWCAPCKMLGPILEQLAASAQGRWKLATVDVDAQPALAQQYQVRGIPAVKLFIDGRLVDEFSGAMPQGALVQWLDSRIPTPARRQLAEARDHLAHGRREQARALLQAALIAEPELRDARGLLALALVLDDPEQALILAAGIREDADSFAAADAARVIAGLLTTDPAGLPPGPAQGDYQLALHALREGDIDVALGHFLDAIVSERAYLDDGARKACVALFELLGTEHPQLRDWRRRLQRALH, translated from the coding sequence ATGGACTACGAGGTCAGGGATTTCCAGCACGACGTGATCGACGCCTCGGCACAACTGCCGGTGGTGGTCGATTTTTGGGCCGCCTGGTGCGCGCCGTGCAAGATGCTGGGGCCCATTCTGGAACAACTCGCCGCTTCCGCGCAGGGCCGCTGGAAGCTCGCGACGGTGGACGTCGACGCCCAGCCGGCGCTGGCGCAGCAGTATCAGGTGCGCGGCATTCCGGCGGTCAAGCTGTTCATCGACGGCCGACTGGTCGATGAGTTCAGCGGCGCCATGCCGCAGGGTGCGCTGGTCCAGTGGCTCGATAGCCGCATTCCGACCCCGGCACGGCGCCAGCTGGCCGAGGCGCGTGACCACCTTGCGCACGGCCGGCGGGAGCAAGCCCGCGCGCTGCTGCAGGCGGCGCTGATCGCCGAACCGGAGCTGCGCGACGCCCGCGGCCTGCTGGCCCTGGCACTGGTGCTGGACGACCCGGAGCAGGCCCTGATCCTGGCGGCCGGGATTCGCGAGGATGCCGACAGTTTTGCCGCCGCAGATGCGGCACGTGTGATCGCCGGGTTGCTGACAACCGATCCGGCCGGCCTGCCGCCCGGGCCGGCGCAGGGTGATTACCAGCTGGCCCTGCACGCCCTGCGTGAGGGCGACATCGATGTCGCGCTTGGCCATTTCCTGGACGCCATCGTCAGCGAGCGCGCTTATCTGGACGACGGCGCGCGCAAGGCCTGCGTGGCCCTGTTCGAGCTGCTGGGCACCGAGCATCCGCAGTTGCGCGACTGGCGACGGCGTTTGCAGCGGGCGCTGCACTGA
- the mscL gene encoding large-conductance mechanosensitive channel protein MscL, which translates to MLKEFREFAMRGSVVDMAVGIIIGAAFGAIVKSLVDDVLMPPIGLLLGQVDFSNLFAVLREGATAGPYVSLAAAKAAGAVTINYGLFINSIISFVIVAFAVFMLIRSLNRLRKAELPPAPATRDCPHCCTAIPVAATRCPNCTSQL; encoded by the coding sequence GTGCTGAAAGAATTTCGGGAATTCGCCATGCGCGGCAGCGTGGTCGACATGGCGGTCGGCATCATCATCGGCGCGGCCTTTGGCGCCATCGTCAAGTCGCTGGTCGACGACGTGCTGATGCCGCCGATCGGCCTGCTGCTTGGCCAGGTGGACTTCTCCAACCTGTTTGCGGTGCTGCGCGAGGGTGCAACGGCCGGTCCGTATGTGTCACTGGCGGCGGCCAAGGCGGCCGGCGCGGTCACCATCAACTACGGACTGTTCATCAACTCGATCATCAGCTTCGTGATCGTCGCGTTTGCCGTGTTCATGCTGATCCGCAGCCTGAACCGGCTCAGGAAGGCCGAGCTTCCGCCGGCCCCGGCGACCCGGGACTGCCCCCACTGTTGCACGGCCATTCCGGTGGCGGCGACCCGTTGCCCGAACTGCACCTCGCAGCTGTGA
- a CDS encoding mismatch-specific DNA-glycosylase yields the protein MKTPDCSQAFAATLPDYLAPGLRLLSVGINPSLRAVREGFYFPNPQNRFWPALNASGLLAAPVTPGPAAMNLILARDRIGFTDLCKTASSMAHHLRAEDYRAGARRLAAVVADCRPPLLWFHGATAYRAFCRHVLTQQDVIAPGLQPQTFAGARIFVSPNPSPANARYNLAQLIDSYRQLAACIAGNDDGTGRKLSGIVSA from the coding sequence TTGAAGACGCCCGATTGTAGCCAAGCCTTCGCCGCCACCCTGCCCGATTACCTCGCGCCGGGCCTGCGCCTGCTGTCGGTGGGCATCAATCCGTCGCTGCGGGCGGTGCGCGAGGGCTTCTATTTCCCCAACCCGCAGAACCGCTTCTGGCCGGCGCTGAATGCCAGCGGCCTGCTGGCAGCGCCGGTCACGCCCGGTCCGGCGGCAATGAATCTGATCCTGGCCCGCGACCGTATCGGCTTTACGGACCTGTGCAAGACCGCGTCGTCCATGGCGCACCATCTGCGCGCTGAGGATTACCGTGCCGGCGCCAGGCGCCTGGCGGCGGTGGTAGCCGACTGCCGGCCGCCGCTGCTGTGGTTTCACGGGGCCACGGCATACCGGGCATTCTGCCGACATGTGCTGACGCAGCAGGATGTGATCGCGCCCGGCCTGCAGCCCCAGACCTTTGCCGGGGCGCGCATCTTCGTCAGTCCCAATCCGAGCCCCGCCAACGCCCGCTACAACCTGGCGCAATTGATCGACAGCTACCGCCAGCTGGCTGCCTGCATCGCCGGCAACGATGACGGCACCGGGCGTAAGCTTTCAGGCATCGTGTCGGCCTGA
- a CDS encoding rhodanese-like domain-containing protein, with amino-acid sequence MTRYQALLQDAKTRIREIGIDDLHTQAAGLGLLIDTREPAEWAEGHIPGATPIPRGILEGKIEQLAPDVDQPIVLYCASGGRSALAADSLQRMGYRKVLSLAGGFNAWRDAGHPLQR; translated from the coding sequence ATGACGCGCTATCAGGCCCTGCTGCAGGACGCCAAGACCCGCATCCGTGAAATCGGCATCGACGATCTGCACACCCAGGCCGCGGGTCTTGGCCTGCTGATCGACACCCGCGAGCCGGCCGAGTGGGCCGAGGGCCACATTCCCGGCGCAACGCCGATACCGCGCGGGATCCTGGAAGGCAAGATCGAGCAGCTGGCGCCGGATGTCGACCAGCCCATCGTGCTGTACTGCGCCTCCGGCGGACGCTCGGCGCTGGCCGCCGACAGCCTGCAGCGCATGGGTTATCGCAAGGTGCTGTCCCTGGCCGGTGGCTTCAACGCCTGGCGTGACGCCGGGCATCCGCTGCAGCGCTAG
- a CDS encoding aromatic-ring-hydroxylating dioxygenase subunit beta, translating to MPFDRYAVEQFLYREARLADEQRLDDWLTLWDEDALYWVPCNQDDVDPARQLSIIYDDHARLRLRVARITKTGMAWTQEPRSRLRRLVSNIEIYDGPDGLIQTFSNFHLTELRVNRRDPVEWIGRTEHRLRPHGDDFRLAFKKVMLINNDHEMTQLSCMV from the coding sequence ATGCCTTTCGATCGCTACGCCGTGGAGCAGTTCCTGTACCGCGAGGCGCGCCTGGCCGACGAGCAGCGCCTGGACGACTGGCTCACCCTGTGGGACGAGGACGCCCTGTACTGGGTGCCCTGCAACCAGGACGACGTCGACCCGGCCCGGCAACTGTCCATCATCTACGACGACCATGCGCGTCTTCGCCTGCGCGTGGCGCGCATCACCAAGACCGGCATGGCGTGGACGCAGGAACCGCGCTCGCGCCTGCGCCGGCTGGTGTCCAACATCGAGATCTACGACGGCCCGGACGGCTTGATCCAGACCTTCTCCAACTTTCACCTGACCGAGCTGCGCGTGAACCGGCGCGACCCGGTGGAGTGGATCGGCCGCACCGAGCACCGCCTGCGGCCGCACGGTGACGATTTCAGGCTGGCCTTCAAGAAGGTCATGCTGATCAACAACGACCACGAAATGACGCAGCTGTCGTGCATGGTGTAG
- a CDS encoding aromatic ring-hydroxylating oxygenase subunit alpha, translated as MDMATRSSLIDYAALVRPDRVHGSLYTDPAIFEEELSRIWYREWVFVGHESEVPNIGDYRTGLLGQQPILITRGKDMQVRVMLNRCTHRGNTICQARRGNAQTFTCSYHGWTYSCEGDLKGILFREDYPADFRREEHGLFRVPRVELYRGFIFASMGKTGKSLQEHLGPAAANIDRFCDLSPTGEITMNHGVYQMRIECNWKMWMENSVDSYHVYQTHGSNMYLGNMFEAKEGQKPPPPGKGYFGLIHARDLGNGHSDLDMRPQRRVTGMTYTGEWSNEIPESAQREYLAGLEHLHGKDKANQILTEGPAHTVIFPNLFNMLQEIRWCVPVSVNETYIYYAPCLFKGAPDAINTARLRRDEGAYGPAGFQLADDIEVWARNYQGLAARSQEWILMNRGLHLPVTPDEDGIPYQGDLSELTMRSQWRHYLELMSNP; from the coding sequence ATGGACATGGCCACCCGCTCGTCACTGATCGACTACGCCGCCCTGGTGCGGCCGGACCGCGTGCACGGCAGTCTGTACACGGACCCCGCCATCTTCGAGGAAGAGCTCAGCCGCATCTGGTACCGCGAGTGGGTGTTCGTGGGCCACGAGAGCGAGGTACCGAACATCGGCGACTACCGCACCGGCCTGCTCGGCCAGCAGCCGATCCTGATCACCCGCGGCAAGGACATGCAGGTGCGGGTGATGCTCAATCGCTGCACGCACCGTGGCAACACCATCTGCCAGGCGCGCCGCGGCAACGCGCAGACCTTCACCTGCTCCTACCACGGCTGGACCTACAGCTGCGAAGGCGATCTGAAGGGCATCCTGTTTCGCGAGGACTACCCCGCCGACTTCAGGCGCGAGGAGCACGGCCTGTTTCGCGTGCCGCGGGTCGAGCTTTATCGGGGCTTCATCTTCGCCAGCATGGGCAAGACCGGCAAAAGCCTGCAGGAACACCTGGGGCCGGCCGCCGCCAACATCGACCGCTTCTGTGATCTTTCGCCGACCGGCGAGATCACCATGAACCACGGCGTCTACCAGATGCGCATCGAGTGCAACTGGAAGATGTGGATGGAGAACTCGGTCGACTCGTACCACGTCTACCAGACTCACGGCTCGAACATGTACCTGGGCAACATGTTCGAGGCCAAGGAAGGCCAGAAACCGCCGCCGCCGGGCAAGGGCTATTTCGGCCTGATTCACGCCCGTGACCTGGGCAACGGCCACTCGGACCTGGACATGCGCCCGCAGCGGCGGGTGACCGGCATGACCTACACCGGCGAGTGGTCGAACGAGATTCCAGAATCCGCCCAGCGCGAGTATCTGGCCGGCCTGGAGCACCTGCACGGCAAGGACAAGGCCAATCAGATACTCACCGAAGGCCCGGCGCACACGGTGATCTTTCCGAACCTGTTCAACATGCTGCAGGAAATCCGCTGGTGCGTGCCGGTCAGCGTGAACGAGACCTACATCTACTACGCGCCGTGCCTGTTCAAGGGCGCGCCGGACGCCATCAACACCGCCCGCCTGCGCCGTGACGAGGGCGCCTACGGCCCGGCCGGCTTCCAGCTGGCCGACGACATCGAGGTCTGGGCGCGCAACTACCAGGGCCTGGCTGCACGTTCCCAGGAATGGATACTGATGAACCGCGGCCTGCACCTGCCGGTGACTCCGGACGAGGATGGCATCCCCTACCAGGGCGATCTGAGCGAGCTGACCATGCGCTCGCAGTGGCGCCATTACCTCGAACTGATGAGCAACCCCTGA
- a CDS encoding putative molybdenum carrier protein → MISGGQTGVDRAALDVALELGLPCGGWCPAGRRAEDGPIDARYPLAQTDTIDYAERTRRNVAEADATLVLCHGGLGGGTLLTVEAACALDKPCLVIDLRRPWQPLEVQRWLQACAVTSVNLAGPRETGAPGIHALASDFLRAVLAPLVTDKTF, encoded by the coding sequence GTGATTTCCGGCGGCCAGACCGGCGTCGATCGCGCCGCGCTGGACGTGGCGCTGGAGCTTGGCCTGCCCTGCGGCGGCTGGTGTCCGGCCGGCCGGCGGGCCGAAGACGGACCGATCGATGCCCGGTATCCGCTCGCGCAAACCGACACCATCGACTACGCCGAGCGTACGCGGCGCAACGTGGCCGAGGCCGACGCCACGCTGGTGCTGTGCCACGGGGGCCTGGGCGGTGGCACGCTGCTGACGGTGGAGGCGGCCTGCGCGCTGGACAAGCCTTGTCTGGTCATCGACCTGCGCCGGCCCTGGCAGCCGCTGGAAGTGCAGCGCTGGCTGCAGGCCTGCGCGGTGACCAGCGTGAATCTGGCTGGCCCGCGCGAGACCGGCGCACCCGGCATTCATGCGCTGGCGAGCGATTTTCTGCGCGCCGTTCTGGCACCGTTGGTGACTGACAAGACCTTCTGA
- the icd gene encoding NADP-dependent isocitrate dehydrogenase yields MAYDKIIVPTDGARITAKADNSLNVPDRPIIPFIEGDGIGVDVTPPMIEVLDAAVAKAYGGKRSIAWMEIYAGEKAVATYGGDTWLPAETLTAMREFLVGIKGPLTTPVGGGMRSLNVALRQELDLYVCLRPVRYYAGTPSPIKRPEDTDMVIFRENSEDIYAGIEWAARSPEARKLIDFLIKEMGVTKIRFPESSGIGIKPVSEEGTQRLVRKAIQYAIDNDRPSVTLVHKGNIMKFTEGGFRDWGYALAKAEFGAVEIDGGPWCSFRNPRTGKDIVVKDAIADAFLQQILTRPRDYSVIATLNLNGDYVSDALAAQVGGIGIAPGANMSDTVALFEATHGTAPKYAGKNMSNPGSIILSGEMMLRHLGWTEAADLIVKGISGAIQAKTVTYDFERLMEGATKLGSREFGQAIVANM; encoded by the coding sequence ATGGCATACGACAAAATCATTGTACCGACCGACGGCGCACGCATTACCGCCAAGGCCGACAACTCCCTGAACGTGCCGGACCGGCCGATCATCCCGTTCATCGAGGGTGACGGCATCGGCGTGGACGTGACGCCGCCGATGATCGAGGTGCTCGACGCGGCGGTGGCCAAGGCCTACGGCGGCAAGCGCTCCATCGCCTGGATGGAGATCTACGCCGGCGAGAAGGCGGTGGCCACCTACGGCGGCGACACCTGGCTGCCGGCCGAGACGCTGACCGCCATGCGCGAGTTCCTGGTCGGCATCAAGGGCCCGCTGACCACGCCGGTGGGCGGCGGCATGCGCTCGCTGAACGTGGCGCTGCGCCAGGAACTGGACCTGTACGTGTGCCTGCGCCCGGTGCGCTATTACGCCGGCACGCCCAGCCCCATCAAGCGCCCGGAAGACACCGACATGGTGATCTTTCGCGAGAACTCCGAGGACATCTACGCCGGCATCGAGTGGGCGGCGCGCTCGCCGGAGGCCCGCAAGCTGATCGATTTCCTGATCAAGGAAATGGGCGTCACGAAGATCCGCTTCCCGGAAAGCTCCGGCATCGGCATCAAGCCGGTGTCCGAGGAAGGCACCCAGCGCCTGGTGCGCAAGGCCATCCAGTACGCCATCGACAACGACCGCCCGTCGGTGACTCTGGTGCACAAGGGCAACATCATGAAGTTCACGGAAGGCGGCTTCCGGGACTGGGGCTATGCGCTGGCCAAGGCCGAGTTCGGCGCCGTGGAAATCGACGGCGGCCCGTGGTGCAGCTTCAGGAACCCGCGCACCGGCAAGGACATCGTGGTCAAGGACGCGATTGCCGATGCCTTCCTGCAGCAGATCCTGACCCGGCCGCGCGACTACAGCGTGATCGCCACGCTGAACCTGAACGGCGATTACGTCTCCGACGCGCTGGCGGCGCAGGTCGGCGGCATCGGCATTGCGCCGGGCGCCAACATGTCCGACACCGTGGCACTGTTCGAGGCCACCCACGGCACGGCACCCAAGTACGCCGGCAAGAACATGTCGAACCCGGGCTCGATCATCCTGTCCGGCGAGATGATGCTGCGGCATCTGGGCTGGACCGAGGCGGCGGACCTGATCGTCAAGGGCATCTCCGGCGCCATCCAGGCCAAGACCGTGACCTATGACTTCGAACGCCTGATGGAAGGCGCGACCAAGCTCGGCAGCCGCGAGTTCGGGCAGGCGATCGTCGCCAACATGTAG